The sequence AGCAATGTGTTCATTTGCTTCGTTTTTAATCTCAACCAGGTAAGTTCCCAGTTTTCCGTTCAGCGAAATCTCCTTTGCTTCAGCTGTTAATGTTCCTGTTGATGTAGCTTTAAAAAACGAGATTTCAGCATCAATCGCCAATGCCACCCTTCCATGCGAATTAGATGCCACGGCAAAAGTAAAATCAGCCAAAGTAAACAAAGCTCCACCATGCACAATTCCGACTGAATTATAATGACTTGGTTTAATTTCCATGCTCGATTTTGCATAACCGGGCTTCGCTTCCACTAACTTTATCCCATTTTTGGCGGCAAACACATCCTTCTCAAATGTTTTGTGGTATTTTGAATCGGTCATTCTGTTTTCTGAATTATATCTTCGCAAAAGAACGAAAAATATTAAGCCGAAAACTTCTTTGCTTCCGGCTTACAGTTTTTTTAATTTTGCATAGCATCGTCAAACGCCACATCCGACGGCGCAAAATCCACCTTTTTAACAAACTCGCACGACTCTGCTGCCCCGGCTTCACGATCCATACCACTATCTTCCCATTCTACCGAAAGTGGCCCGTTATAACCGATATCGTTTAGTGCGCGAATAATGTTCTCGAATTGTATTTTTCCTCGTCCCATACTGCGGAAATTCCAGTAACGACGGTTATCACCAAATTCCATGTGGCCGCCAAACACACCAACTCCGGTTGGTACATCGCTCCAGTAAACATCTTTCATGTGCACATGGAAAATACGATCAGCAAATTCGTAGATAAAACGCACATAATCCACGTGCTGGTAGCCCAAATGGCTCGGATCGTAGTTGTAACCAAAAGCAGGATGGTAATCCAATGCTTTTAACGCCAGATGTGCCGTGTGAATATCAAACGCAATTTCGGAAGGATGTGCTTCCAATGCATATTTTACACCAAGACTTTGGTACTCATCGAGAATTGGTTTCCAACGCCGTGCAAATTCGGCATAACCTTCTTCAATCATTTCGGGTGTTACCGGTGGAAAAGAGTACAACATATGCCAGATTGGGCTTCCGGTAAACCCAACCACAGTATCTACTCCCAAACGTTTGGCAACTTCCGCCGTTTTTACCATTTCTTCTGCTGCCCGCTGCCGCACACCTTCCGGGTCGCCATCGCCCCAAATATGCGGGCTGGCAATGTTTTTATGTCGCTGATCGATAGGATCGCAAACGCACTGACTATCCAAATGTGTTGAGATTGTATACAACTTAAGGTCGTATTTATCAAGTAATTCTCTTCTGCTATCACAGTATGCCTGGTCGGCTTTCGGCACATTAATGTGATCGCCCCAGGTGCAAAGTTCCAAACCATCGTAGCCAAATTGTTTTGCTTTCTGACACATGATTTCAATGGGAAGATCGGCCCATTGTGCGGTATAAAGTGTTACTGGTCTTGCCATTATTGCTATTGTTTTAGTTCTGATTTATAAATATTTATTGAGTAGCTGACTTCGAGTCACCTGCGCAATTAATCGAGCGTTTCACCAAATTTTACCCATTTCACATCGTCGTTGTAACCGGCGCTCACTACTGTATCAATGAATTGCATACCACGAATACCATCTTCCACTCCCGGGAAATCGAGCATTTCCGGAGTTGGTTGTTCGCCGTTGGCTTTGGCACGAACGGTAAGTGAAAAATTACGGTAGATATTGGCAAAAGCTTCCAGGTAACCTTCCGGGTGTCCGCCCGGAGTTCGCGTATTGTGTAAAGCTCCCGGAGCATCGAGGTTGGTACCGGTTCGTAAGATCTGTGCCGGTTGATCGGTCCATTTCAATATTAACGAATTGGGTTCGTGCTGGTTCCATTCCAGACCTCCCTTCTCGCCGTAAACACGAATCTTGATTGCATTTTCTTCGCCAGCTGCAATCTGACTGGCCATTAAAACGCCTTTTGCTCCGTTATCGAAACGCAACAAAGCAACACCGTCATCATCAAGCAAGCGATTGGGAACAAAAACATTGAGCTCTGCACAAAGTTCTGTAACCTTCAATCCTGTTATATATTCAGCCAACTGGTGTGCGTGTGTTCCAATGTCACCCATACAACCGGCTTTCCCCGATCGTTTGGGATCTGTTCTCCAGGAAGCTTGTGCATTGCCAGCATCTTCTACTTTTGATGAAAGCCAACCTTGTGGATATTCAACTAATATTTTTCTGATTTGCCCAAAACGTCCTTCGGCAACCATATGCTTTGCCTGTTTTACTGCCGGGTAGCCCGAATAGGTATGTGTTAGCGCAAAAGTTAAACCCGTTTCTTCTAATTTAGCCTTTAGCTTCAGTGCTTCTTCAAGTGTAAAAGTTATTGGTTTATCCAGCACTACATTAAATCCGTTATCGAGTGCCATCATTGCCGGCGCAAAATGAACAAAATTTGGTGTTACTATCGACACAAAATCCATTCGTTCTCCTTCCGGAAGCTGCGCCTCCTTTTCAAACATTTCCTGGTAAGTTTCATAAACTCTATCGTCTGGTAGATAATATAATTTCCCGGAGGCTTTTGAAATTTCAGGATTTACACTAAAGCAGCCACAAACCAGTTCAATTTGGTTATCCATAAAAGCGGCTAATCGGTGAATTGCTCCAATAAATGCATCGGTGCCTCCACCAACCATGCCCATACGAAGTTTTCGATTCATCATGATATATTCGATTTTGTTGATTTAGTTACAGGTTGCTAAAATTAGCAACTCTTTTTCACGAAAACAACAAAATCCGACAAAGAGTTCTGATGTGTTCTATTCTGCTGTCGGCTACAAATTTTATTAAGAATCAATTACCTGAAATATTAAAACTCAACTATAATTCCGATGGTTGGCAAAACAGTTCCCGACTTGCTTTCAATTTCATTCAGCACATAACGCGTTCCGTTGTCGGTTGTAAGATAATTCCCGTTGGCATCTTCGGCACGTACGATTATATCGTTTTCCTGTGCCTGGAAATTGTAAAGGTTCTGAATGTCGATGTAGAATTTGGCTGTGAGTTTATCGAAATAATACGATTTGTCGACACGAATATCGAGCTGATGAAAAGGATCAAAACGTTTAGCGTTTAACTGGCTATAGTCGTAATAAGGCCCACCTTGTAAATTCCAGGCTTCCACCAGCGACGATTTTTCCAAATCCCACGGAGTGTATGGCAAACCACCAACAAACCGCCAGCGTGCACCAACGCGCCAGTTGCGTTTTAAGTCTTTTGTAGTTGTTAGTGTTATCAGATGTTTCGAATCCCAACTCGATGGAATATAAACATCTTCTCCATCTTTAAACTCACTGCGTACCAAAGTGTACGACAAGTTAAAATTAAATCCGTCAGTCGCATTAATACGTGCCTGAAACTCGGCTCCGTAGGCTCTGCCCTCGGAAGTTGAGGTTACCTCTTCGTCGCCAACAACACCATAATCCGCTCCCAAATTAGCCAAGCTGATCTGATCCTTCACCGAAAACGGATATTGGGAATAACCTTTCCAAAATGCCTCGGCTGATAACTGAACTGTTGATCGCGGACGGTATTCCAATCCACCAATGATATGATCTACCGCAATGTATTTCAGGTTGTTGGTTTTATTTACCAAAACATCGTTCTCCTTATAACCCAGCGAAGTGTAAGCCGGCAACTGGTAGTAGCGACCAGTGTTAAAATTCAGGCTCCATTTATCAGTTAACGAATACGATGCTGAAAAACGTGGCGAAAACTGATCCAACAAATTCTTCATGCTTGACGAGTAATTATTTGCATCGGCACGCACACCCAGCGACAAAGCCAAACGTTCGTTAAAAACCGATTTACTCAACTGTGCAAACAGCCCGTATTTTACCAGGTTAAGATCGGTGTTATAGCTAACATCAACCGGCTGTTCTTCGTAAAAACGGCGGAACTGCGAACTGTTTTTGTAGCTTACAAAATCAAGGTTAGCACCAAAATTTAACTTAAAACCATCCATGCGCGAGGTGTTCTCAAAACGAAACTTGTTCTCTGCCTCCTCCGAATCATAGTCCAGAATTTTATTCTCCTC comes from uncultured Draconibacterium sp. and encodes:
- a CDS encoding TonB-dependent receptor — translated: MRKVVLLLLLFGLPFSMLAQNAAVTGKVVDAVSNEPLPFVNVLVSGTANGTVTDETGHFEFRNLTPGFIRVEASFVGYKNAISSEVEVNNASTHFIEILLEKSVSELDEVTVTASPFRKTIESPVSLRSIGIGEIEKSPGANRDISKIIQSFPGVQSTPAFRNDIIIRGGGPSESRFYLDGVEVPFINHFATQGASGGPVGILNADFIREVNYYSGAFPANRGNALSGVMEFYQIDGNEEKLNFHGTLGASEVAATLDGPIGEKTNFVVSVRQSYLQFLFSALELPFLPTFTDMQFKVRTRFDKKNELTLIGLGANDLFELNEDIEDPDDEQKYILSEIPVNKQWSYTVGAVYKHYRDNSYQTFVVSRSHLNNNAYKYLDNDESSEENKILDYDSEEAENKFRFENTSRMDGFKLNFGANLDFVSYKNSSQFRRFYEEQPVDVSYNTDLNLVKYGLFAQLSKSVFNERLALSLGVRADANNYSSSMKNLLDQFSPRFSASYSLTDKWSLNFNTGRYYQLPAYTSLGYKENDVLVNKTNNLKYIAVDHIIGGLEYRPRSTVQLSAEAFWKGYSQYPFSVKDQISLANLGADYGVVGDEEVTSTSEGRAYGAEFQARINATDGFNFNLSYTLVRSEFKDGEDVYIPSSWDSKHLITLTTTKDLKRNWRVGARWRFVGGLPYTPWDLEKSSLVEAWNLQGGPYYDYSQLNAKRFDPFHQLDIRVDKSYYFDKLTAKFYIDIQNLYNFQAQENDIIVRAEDANGNYLTTDNGTRYVLNEIESKSGTVLPTIGIIVEF
- a CDS encoding sugar phosphate isomerase/epimerase family protein encodes the protein MARPVTLYTAQWADLPIEIMCQKAKQFGYDGLELCTWGDHINVPKADQAYCDSRRELLDKYDLKLYTISTHLDSQCVCDPIDQRHKNIASPHIWGDGDPEGVRQRAAEEMVKTAEVAKRLGVDTVVGFTGSPIWHMLYSFPPVTPEMIEEGYAEFARRWKPILDEYQSLGVKYALEAHPSEIAFDIHTAHLALKALDYHPAFGYNYDPSHLGYQHVDYVRFIYEFADRIFHVHMKDVYWSDVPTGVGVFGGHMEFGDNRRYWNFRSMGRGKIQFENIIRALNDIGYNGPLSVEWEDSGMDREAGAAESCEFVKKVDFAPSDVAFDDAMQN
- a CDS encoding hotdog fold thioesterase; translation: MTDSKYHKTFEKDVFAAKNGIKLVEAKPGYAKSSMEIKPSHYNSVGIVHGGALFTLADFTFAVASNSHGRVALAIDAEISFFKATSTGTLTAEAKEISLNGKLGTYLVEIKNEANEHIAHFKGTVYRKKDKMEFE
- a CDS encoding Gfo/Idh/MocA family oxidoreductase produces the protein MMNRKLRMGMVGGGTDAFIGAIHRLAAFMDNQIELVCGCFSVNPEISKASGKLYYLPDDRVYETYQEMFEKEAQLPEGERMDFVSIVTPNFVHFAPAMMALDNGFNVVLDKPITFTLEEALKLKAKLEETGLTFALTHTYSGYPAVKQAKHMVAEGRFGQIRKILVEYPQGWLSSKVEDAGNAQASWRTDPKRSGKAGCMGDIGTHAHQLAEYITGLKVTELCAELNVFVPNRLLDDDGVALLRFDNGAKGVLMASQIAAGEENAIKIRVYGEKGGLEWNQHEPNSLILKWTDQPAQILRTGTNLDAPGALHNTRTPGGHPEGYLEAFANIYRNFSLTVRAKANGEQPTPEMLDFPGVEDGIRGMQFIDTVVSAGYNDDVKWVKFGETLD